In Oncorhynchus tshawytscha isolate Ot180627B linkage group LG23, Otsh_v2.0, whole genome shotgun sequence, the following proteins share a genomic window:
- the LOC112222774 gene encoding zinc finger protein 628 — MDKDKFAVSHDPCSWLEMHQFIGDLMVSGGALGLKDTPPAGSAPGSAQPRQVQAQAESIREARDISGQAQHHTCTCPGCPYSSSFSSFQTIKPRGTVSSQPEPSSTYSPELSQPQSQDKETSTHSPSPAPTTSTNQGTSSPSPLPQIPTFPCFCCRRGFQTCTQLLHHQQGAADFPFSQTHTHYHHHCPLTTCLPHHHSHHGLSPGTFPCLSCQHSFPSCSQLLHHQQCHKPPQNHVGGVTTVSPTLHPCMHCPASFPRPSQLLQHQRTQHAHKAGGFLCTECGRAFNSHSNLRIHLNVHTGARPYSCPDCGKSFSQSGALKIHRRIHTGERPYTCTYCGRGFPHLAGVRAHQRTHTGEKPYRCTQCGKCFTQSGALKIHTRIHTGERPFVCSLCGKGFSNRSGIRFHQRTVHGMVSDMEGGGGAGGSHRGRQSLGSSAAVGRPSANPNRIRNSPHTDVCSSITPAPTKILSPESLLAPAGSGLTITSDKEPQFQSSGVKIPSGRAEPDSSREGRAQLYTCEDCGLRFGDAPSRNRHQTLEHYSTEGVEEDDLGDTEG; from the exons ATGGACAAAGACAAGTTCGCTGTGAGC CATGACCCATGCTCCTGGTTGGAGATGCACCAGTTCATTGGAGACCTGATGGTGTCTGGGGGGGCTCTGGGGCTAAAAGACACCCCACCAGCAGGCTCAGCCCCAggctcagcccagcccagacaGGTCCAGGCCCAGGCAGAGAGCATTAGAGAGGCCAGAGACATCAGTGGACAAG CTCAGCACCATACCTGCACTTGCCCTGGCTGCCCATACTCTTCCTCATTTTCCTCCTTCCAGACCATAAAGCCCAGAGGCACTGTGTCCTCACAGCCCGAGCCCAGCAGCACCTACAGCCCAGAGCTCAGTCAGCCCCAGAGTCAGGACAAGGAGACCAGCACCCATAGCCCCAGCCCAGCccctaccacttccactaaccAGGGTACTTCTTCACCAAGCCCCCTGCCTCAAATTCCCACCTTCCCTTGTTTCTGCTGCCGCCGGGGCTTCCAGACCTGCACCCAGCTACTGCACCACCAACAGGGGGCAGCAGACTTTCCCTTCTCCCAGACGCacacccactaccaccaccactgcccACTTACCACCTGCCTGCCCCACCACCACTCCCACCATGGCCTGTCCCCTGGCACCTTCCCCTGCCTGTCCTGCCAGCATTCCTTCCCCTCCTgctcccagctcctccaccacCAGCAGTGCCACAAACCCCCCCAGAACCATGTTGGAGGGGTGACCACAGTGTCCCCCACCCTACATCCATGCATGCACTGTCCAGCCTCCTTCCCCCGACCCTCTCAGCTGCTACAGCACCAGCGCACCCAGCACGCTCACAAGGCTGGCGGCTTCCTGTGCACTGAGTGCGGGCGCGCCTTCAACTCCCACTCCAACCTCCGTATCCACCTCAACGTACACACCGGCGCCCGGCCCTACTCGTGCCCTGACTGCGGCAAGAGTTTCAGCCAGTCGGGAGCGTTGAAGATCCACCGTCGCATCCACACTGGGGAGAGACCCTATACCTGCACCTACTGTGGGAGGGGCTTCCCCCACCTGGCCGGGGTCCGGGCCCACCAAAGGACCCACACAGGTGAGAAGCCCTACCGCTGCACCCAGTGTGGGAAGTGCTTCACCCAGTCGGGGGCACTGAAGATCCACACAAGGATCCACACCGGGGAACGGCCGTTTGTGTGCAGCCTCTGTGGGAAGGGCTTCTCCAACCGCTCCGGCATCCGCTTCCACCAGCGCACTGTCCATGGGATGGTGTCGGATATGGAAGGGGGTGGAGGAGCCGGTGGGTCCCATAGGGGGAGACAGAGTCTAGGCAGCTCAGCTGCTGTGGGACGCCCCAGTGCCAATCCAAACAGGATACGCAACAGCCCCCATACTGACGTGTGCTCTAGCATTACTCCTGCCCCGACCAAAATCCTTTCCCCTGAGTCTCTCCTTGCTCCTGCAGGGTCAGGTCTGACTATAACCTCAGACAAAGAGCCCCAGTTCCAGTCTAGCGGTGTGAAGATCCCCTCCGGAAGAGCAGAACCAGACAGTAGCAGGGAAGGAAGGGCTCAGCTGTACACCTGTGAGGACTGTGGGCTGCGTTTTGGGGACGCTCCCTCCAGAAACAGACACCAAACTCTAGAGCACTACTCCACAgaaggggtagaggaggatgaCCTGGGGGACAccgaggggtga